Genomic segment of Catenibacterium mitsuokai:
TAATAGTGATCTTATCAAGAGGCTTCTTTAATAATAAATGTTTCAATGACGCTTCAATAGCGCGTTTCGTAGTTTGTGACATTGTGGCCCTCCTTATATTCACTATTATGCACGTTGTTTTTACATTTTACAACAAAAACGTATAGATGATATTGATGATTGGCATAGTAATAATACATAAAAGAACAGATAATGCGTTAATAACTGAACTTTCAAAAGCATGATTATCATATAATTGCGCAAACTGAGTCACAGTAGAAGCGGCTGGACCACTGGCTGCAAGTAATGAAATCATTAATACCTGTGATGCACTTGGGAATAGTTTTGTCATGCCTGTAAAAATAAAAACTAATAAAATAATTGCTGGGAATACAACTAAACGAAGGAAACATACGACATAAGCACGGACATTGGTAAAGACTTCCTTCATATTCATACCAGCAAGTAACATTCCTACTACAAACATACTCAATGGTCCCATTAAGCTGCCCATACCAGATACAGCACTCTGAAACATCGTAGGTAATTTAATCTGTAAAAAGAACATAATGATACCTGCTGCAATCGCAATCATATTGATGTTCAAGAGGATCTTCTTTAAATCAAAATGTGTATCTTCACTAATAATGAACTTACAATGTGTCCACAATAATATAGTCTGTACAATCATATAACCTGAGCAATAGAAAACCATTTTGTTTCCTAATACAATAGAAACAAGAGGAAGAATCAAGTTTCCACAGTTAGGATACATAATGGACATTGATTCAATCGCATTAAAATGACATTTCTTTGTGAGTATCTTAGCAAGTATATAATAAATAATATGTACAAGAATAGCTGCACCAATAGACAGTAAGAAACCTTTTAACTTTTCTTCTGTCAAGTCAATCTGGAATGAATTGATAATTGCACAAGGTGCAGAAACATATAATACAATCTGTGATAAAAGTTTTGATTCTGATATTGTACATATATCTGTTTTAATTAGTACATATCCTACTCCTATCATAATAAATAAAGCTCCAATTTGTGTAGCAAGTGAAATAGCTAAATCCATATCTTTAACCCTCCTAGAAGGCATCATACACTTATTATCTTCTAAAAGCTTTTTTTTGCATAAGATGAAAAAAGTAATTGGCACAAATCTATAGTGAACACTTTAATACATTGTATGTATGCATTATTCATTCTACAATACTTATTCAAACATATATTCGTTGATATTATTATTATGATACAATATATTTGTAAAAATACTTAGCATAAAGAAAGGAGAAGAATCATGACTACAACTATCATTTACTTCTCAATTGTATTGATTCTACAGTTACTCTTATTCCTATTTATCAAACGTAATCATAATAATAGCGTACTACTTGTTTTGATTTCTTTAGGTATTTCTATATCTGCTGCAATATCTTTGTGGAACACAGCTATTCTTATAGATGAATTGGGTATAAGTTCCAGTAGTCTCAATACACTATTCTTCGGTATATCTATCATATTATCTTTAGTTAATATGTATACTGTACTCAAAGAGAAATAATCAGACCATATAGTCACATACGGCTATATGGTTTTTTAGTAAAAGAAAACACCAAATAGATGCCCATTTGGTATTTCACATGATTTTACATATTTTCTTGTTCTTGTGCAGATTCCTGTAATAATTGATAGTTTTCCATGAACTCTTCACTATTACTCACATAAGCATAAGAAATATACTTATGCGCAATCTTGATCTTATGTTTACTTACTGCCTTGATTGATTTAATATCCTTTACTTCAATCATTTCTGGAAGTAATGCGACATATTTCCATGTATATATCATGATAATATCGCTATATAAGTGAAGATTATAGCCAGCAAGACAGATTAATGCGATAGTGATTGTCATAATAAGAGCTAAGACAAAACGCATCTGTGAATGCCATACAACTTTGGAATAAATAGATAATGCGAGTAATGCAGGAATCATAATAATCATAAATACTGTTACTCTAAAATCTTTGAATTTTTTCATTTTCATCACCTTTTCACATTCTACA
This window contains:
- a CDS encoding AEC family transporter, with the protein product MDLAISLATQIGALFIMIGVGYVLIKTDICTISESKLLSQIVLYVSAPCAIINSFQIDLTEEKLKGFLLSIGAAILVHIIYYILAKILTKKCHFNAIESMSIMYPNCGNLILPLVSIVLGNKMVFYCSGYMIVQTILLWTHCKFIISEDTHFDLKKILLNINMIAIAAGIIMFFLQIKLPTMFQSAVSGMGSLMGPLSMFVVGMLLAGMNMKEVFTNVRAYVVCFLRLVVFPAIILLVFIFTGMTKLFPSASQVLMISLLAASGPAASTVTQFAQLYDNHAFESSVINALSVLLCIITMPIINIIYTFLL